One part of the Miscanthus floridulus cultivar M001 unplaced genomic scaffold, ASM1932011v1 fs_329_5_6, whole genome shotgun sequence genome encodes these proteins:
- the LOC136531364 gene encoding 4-hydroxyphenylacetaldehyde oxime monooxygenase-like → MNGLDRQMDPQLPLEISVPRARRRTNHPNPRGCEPASSLLRSTILCPRITQQREAAHTRHSTVVAHTQGARVTMASATPLLPSQLLCGSVPQQWQMGLIALLPVLLVSYLLTSRSRSGKDQAPRLPPGPAQLPILGNLHLLGPLPHKNLRELARRYGPVMQLRLGTVPTVVVSSAEAAREVLKVHDVDCCSRPASPGPKRLSYDLKNVGFAPYGEYWREMRKLFALELLSMRRVKAACYAREQEMDRLVADLDRAAASKAPVVLNDHVFALTDGIIGTVAFGNIYASKQFAHKKRFQHVLDDAMDMMASFSAEDFFPNAAGRLADRLTGFLARRERIFNELDVFFEKVIDQHMDPARPVPENGGDLVDVLINLCKEHDGTLRFTRDHVKAIVLDTFIGAIDTSSVTILWAMSELMRKPQVLRKAQAEVRAAVGNNKPRVDSEDAAKIPYLKMVVKETLRLHPPATLLVPRETMRDTTICGYDVPANTRVFVNAWAIGRDPASWPAPEEFNPDRFVGSDVDYYGSHFELIPFGAGRRICPGLAMGETNVTFTLANLLYCFDWALPSGMKTEDVSMEETGALTFHRKKPLVVVPTKYQRREA, encoded by the coding sequence ATGAATGGACTCGATCGGCAAATGGATCCCCAACTACCACTTGAGATCAGTGTTCCACGTGCTCGTCGTCGCACCAACCACCCCAACCCCAGAGGCTGCGAGCCTGCAAGCTCCTTACTACGGAGTACTATATTATGCCCACGAATCACCCAGCAAAGAGAAGCAGCTCACACTAGACACTCCACAGTCGTCGCCCACACCCAAGGGGCTCGGGTAACAATGGCCTCCGCCACCCCACTGCTCCCCTCCCAGCTCCTCTGCGGCAGCGTGCCGCAGCAGTGGCAGATGGGCCTCATAGCCCTCCTCCCTGTGCTGCTGGTGTCCTACCTCCTCACCAGCAGGAGCAGGAGCGGCAAGGACCAGGCGCCGCGGCTGCCGCCGGGCCCCGCGCAGCTGCCGATCCTGGGCAACCTGCACCTGCTGGGCCCACTGCCGCACAAGAACCTCCGCGAGCTGGCGCGGCGGTACGGCCCCGTCATGCAGCTCCGGCTGGGCACGGTGCCGACGGTGGTGGTGTCCAGCGCGGAGGCGGCCCGTGAGGTGCTCAAGGTGCACGACGTCGACTGCTGCAGCCGCCCCGCGTCGCCGGGGCCCAAGCGCCTCTCCTACGACCTCAAGAACGTCGGCTTCGCGCCCTACGGCGAGTACTGGCGCGAGATGCGCAAGCTCTTCGCGCTCGAGCTCCTCAGCATGCGCCGCGTCAAGGCCGCCTGCTACGCGCGCGAGCAGGAGATGGACAGGCTCGTCGCCGACCTCGACCGCGCCGCCGCGTCCAAGGCCCCCGTCGTCCTCAACGACCACGTCTTCGCCCTCACCGACGGCATCATCGGCACCGTCGCGTTCGGGAACATCTACGCCTCCAAGCAGTTCGCGCACAAGAAGCGCTTCCAGCACGTGCTGGACGACGCCATGGACATGATGGCCAGCTTCTCCGCCGAGGACTTCTTCCCCAACGCCGCCGGCCGCCTCGCCGACCGCCTCACGGGCTTCCTCGCCCGCCGCGAGCGCATCTTCAACGAGCTCGACGTCTTCTTCGAGAAGGTCATCGACCAGCACATGGACCCGGCGCGCCCCGTGCCCGAAAACGGCGGCGACCTCGTCGACGTCCTCATCAACCTGTGCAAGGAGCACGACGGCACGCTCCGCTTCACCAGGGACCACGTCAAGGCCATCGTCCTCGACACCTTCATCGGCGCCATCGACACCAGCTCGGTCACCATCCTGTGGGCCATGTCAGAGCTGATGCGCAAGCCGCAGGTGCTGAGAAAGGCGCAGGCCGAGGTGCGGGCCGCCGTGGGCAACAACAAGCCGCGCGTCGACTCCGAAGACGCCGCCAAGATCCCGTACCTGAAGATGGTGGTCAAGGAGACGCTGCGGCTGCACCCGCCAGCGACGCTGCTGGTGCCCCGGGAGACGATGCGGGACACCACCATCTGCGGCTACGACGTGCCGGCCAACACGCGCGTGTTCGTCAACGCGTGGGCCATCGGCAGGGACCCGGCGAGCTGGCCGGCGCCCGAGGAGTTCAACCCGGACCGCTTCGTCGGGAGCGACGTCGACTACTACGGCTCGCACTTCGAGCTGATACCGTTCGGGGCCGGCCGCCGGATCTGCCCGGGCCTCGCCATGGGCGAGACCAACGTCACCTTCACCCTGGCCAACCTGCTCTACTGCTTCGACTGGGCGCTGCCGTCGGGGATGAAGACGGAGGACGTCAGCATGGAGGAGACCGGCGCGCTCACGTtccaccggaagaagccgctgGTGGTGGTGCCCACCAAATACCAGCGCCGCGAAGCGTAG